The following nucleotide sequence is from Pandoraea thiooxydans.
AGGCTCATGCTGACTTCGGCGCGCCCGGCCAGCACCGGCGCGGCCAGGGCACTGATGTGCTGAGCGCCGAGTCCCTTGAGGTCGGCATCGAGCAGCATCAGCCATTCGCTTTGCGCCGCGGCAATGCCGCTCGCCATGGCCGCGCTCTTACCCTGGTTCGAGGGGTGGCTGAGCAGGCGCACCCCGGGAAAGGCTCGCACGACCTCGCTGGTCCCATCGGTCGAGCCGTCGTCGACGACGATGACTTCGGCCAGCAGCGGGTGGGCCGCCGCCACGGCCAATACCGCGCCGATTCTCGGCGCCTCGTTGAAGGCGCAAATCACGCATGAAATCCGGGGCACATCGAGTCTGGCGCAGGAACCGGTCATAGATTCTGTCGAATAGGGAATGAGACGGGCATCGGCGGGCGAACCACTCGGGCGGTCCGCGGCGCTGTCATCGGGACGTGCATCGCGCACGGCTTCACGAGCCTACCAGCGGTCAATGAAATTCCCGTGAAAGCAGGCGAGACGGACGGCGGCGGGGTGGGCGTGGGCCGAAGGAGGCCGCGACGTCCGCGGTACGATCTCGCCCGTCGATTGAACTGCGCCGCATCGCGACACTCAATGAACTATGCCGTGCTGGCGCGCACGAGCCGCGTGTCGGCGGCCGTGGGCGAGAAATCACGCACGGCCGCCGGCACGCTGCCTCGAGAGCGGCGCAAGCGGCCTGCTTCGGCACGTCAAATTCCCCAAAGCCCGACCGCTTCGGCTATGCTTTGGCCGGCAATCCGCGCTAACCATCGGTTTGGAAATGACATCGAAGATGTACGGGGTTCTATCCAGTTTTAAGCAATTTTTCCTTGGCGGCGTAAAAATCCGTCAATTGACGCCGGAAGATGCGGCAAGCTTTCGGTCACTTCGGCTGGCGGCGCTGCAGGAGACGCCCACGGCGTTCGGCTCGAGCTACGAGGAAGAAAAAGACTTTCCGCTCGCCGTGGTGCAGGATCGCCTCGCCGCCGGCCGCGATCACGCGGTATTTGGCGCGTTTGACAACAGCCAATTGATCGGAGTGGCCGGGCTCGGGCGCGAATCCATGCGCAAGCTGGCCCACAAAGGATTTATCTGGGGGATGTACGTGGCGCCGCAAGCACGCGGCCACGGTGTCGGCAGGGCACTGTTACAGGCGGCAATCGCCCGGGCCCGCGCCAACCCCGATATCTGCTATGTGAATGTCAGCGTCAACGCCGACAACGCCGGCGGCATGAAGCTCTACGAATCGGCCGGCTTCGTCAGCTACGGCCGCGAGCCTGAGGTGCTGGTGGTCGACGGCAAGTTCTACGATGAAGTCCGGATGGGACTTCAACTGCGGCAAGTCAGCTCGCTCCAGGGGAAGTAGGCGATCGCCACGGTTTTAGCCGCGTCGGCGGGGAGGGGAGAAGGTGGCGGGCGCACCCGACTGGACGCACCCGCGTGCTGCGGGCCGGCACCGGGGCCGGCGAACTCAGCCAATATCAATAGGGCACGACGGTGTTGTTGACCACCTGCACCCGGCTGCCGATCTGCACGTTATTGGGCGGCGATGCCTGTGTCACGGTCGCGATGCGCCCGTCGTTCAACCGCACCCGGATGCGGTACAGGACATTGTTGGCGCCCATCTGCTGCTCGACCTGATTGCCGGCCAGCGCCCCGATCAGCGCGCCGCCAATAGTGGCCGCCGTTCTGCCGCGGCCGCCGCCGATCTGGTTGCCAAGCAGCCCACCCGCGGCGCCGCCGACCACCGTACCCAGCACATTGGGGCCATTATTGGGTGTCGGCACGGTGTCGATCGATTCGACGCGCCCGTATAGAACGCCATTGGCTTGGGCCTGCGACTGATAGTCAGGTGACTGGTAGCCCGGCGGCGGGTAGCTCGGCGG
It contains:
- a CDS encoding GNAT family N-acetyltransferase — translated: MTPEDAASFRSLRLAALQETPTAFGSSYEEEKDFPLAVVQDRLAAGRDHAVFGAFDNSQLIGVAGLGRESMRKLAHKGFIWGMYVAPQARGHGVGRALLQAAIARARANPDICYVNVSVNADNAGGMKLYESAGFVSYGREPEVLVVDGKFYDEVRMGLQLRQVSSLQGK
- a CDS encoding glycine zipper 2TM domain-containing protein, with amino-acid sequence MRKTTYLGAAAVAVALVLSGCAVPPNYGYGGQPAYQQPAYQQPTYQAPAYQPPPSYPPPGYQSPDYQSQAQANGVLYGRVESIDTVPTPNNGPNVLGTVVGGAAGGLLGNQIGGGRGRTAATIGGALIGALAGNQVEQQMGANNVLYRIRVRLNDGRIATVTQASPPNNVQIGSRVQVVNNTVVPY